The Lactuca sativa cultivar Salinas chromosome 2, Lsat_Salinas_v11, whole genome shotgun sequence genome includes the window ATTAGAGCAATCCACTGAGGCATCTGTGCTTATTTCACACCCTTGAATGTCCATAAACTTTGGATTGTAGATGTTTAGTTGATGCGCTTATTAAACTTGGAATCGGGTATAATATTATGTGCCCATCATCCGAAGACGAATTATACCAACATCCTTTTTAAAGTGATTTTCACAGCTCATTATATATGTAAGATTtcggtcaaaaaaaaaaaacatgatcatTTTGTGAAGCATATCTCACGTCCTAAGATGTAACTGTGGTCGCTAGCTAGTTAGAAGGTCAAAACTAAACAGGGTTAGATGAAGACTTACAAtaggttattttgtttaaaaGTAGGAACCAATAGACAACAAGTGTTTTACTCGACTTACGTTTAAGTTTTGTCTATCAAAGTGTTAGTAGCACCATCACTAATGTAGTTTTTAGGAATTAATTCCCCAAGTCTTTACATTATGTACTTGATTATATTTGAAAGTTGGTTGCTATTTCCATATATATCATGGCAAGAATTTCTCTCGGGAATAATTTCAAACAGAAACTTACCTGATACAAGATGTTTTATACGCATTATATCTCAATATCTTTATGTTTTTAACCTTATACGGATTTAAGTCCGCCAATCTTAAGAAATTCTTAATGTCTAGTTTGCTATTGTAAGAGTAAATCACATGTTGGGTCCCTATGGTTTGTTGATTATAACACCTTTAGTCCATGAGATTCCTTTGTTGCACCCTTGGTCCCTAATCCAAACCTTTGTAATAGGTCCGGTCTATTGCCCCTAATAATCATTACATGAATCCATTAACCCTCCTCGAGGGTAAAACTGTCATTTTCCCTTTCTCTATTTTCTAGTGTTGCAAGCGTATTCCGGGTTTTGCAAATTTTTCCCAAGCAAAAGTTGATTTTTTCAGCTCCAATCTCATCCAAAACATTAAAATTCTCTCTCAACGGAAATAACTAAAAGACGAAAATACTCTCCATGGACATGAAGGCACTTAATGGTTCCACTTAACGGCAGTTGCAGTGGAGGACCAAAGCTGCAACCAAAGTACGAAGTAGGAACCATGAGTGCAAATCTTTTGGACAAAAGGTGTTACAATCAACAAACTACAGGGACCAAACATGAAATTTACTCTTACAGGTCGTTACAAATGAAAAGCGTCTAGACTATACCTGGACACAGTCGTTTCCACATCACTTTAATATATCGTATCCTTGCCCTTTTTTTGATGTTAAAGATCTAATACCATATATGCTTTCTAAAATATGTTCACTTGTTCTTACATTTGATAATAGTTTTATAAATAGcatagacaaaattacaaaaacggTCCTTGTGGTTGACAAATTTCTgattttttggtccaaaaaagtttgatGATGCATTGATGGCCCTATTTTGAATCTTTTTAGTAATTTTGGTCCCTATACACTTAAAAAGACGATTATGCCTCTTgtatttggttttttatttttttcatttattttaaatggttttattaaattaaaaaagacCATGAGCACCACCTAAACCTAAAACATTTTCAACAATCATTGTCAAAACACTCGTTTTCAGCCTCCACCACATGATTTTACCAACaaagaccatttttgcaattttgtctcgtTTTCAGCCTCCACCATATGATTTTACcaacaaggaccatttttgcaattttgtctcatTTTCAGCCTCCACCACATGATTTTACCAACaaagaccatttttgcaattttgtctcgtTTTCAGCCTCCACCATATGATTTTACcaacaaggaccatttttgcaattttgtctcatTTTCAGCCTCCACCACATGATTTTaccaaccacaaggaccatttttgcaattttgtcaatagCTTACAACTAACAAGGAATCTTGGCAATCAGACATACTACATTTTATACATCTCATTAGCAACCCTCTCCTACTAGAATCCACCTTCTAGCTATTGTGTGGTTCATTTCCCTTCCGATATAACTTGTGGTATTCCATCCAGAAGTGGCTGGAACTTCCCTTGCTCATGCAACTGTAAAACTTCCTCTGCTCCTCCAATGTACCTACCTTTTATAAACAGCCTTGGAAGTGCGACTTTTGTGCCCAAAATCCGCCATAATTCTTCTTTGTAATCCCAGTGGATCGATACATCTCTTTCTTGGTATAAAACATTAAAATCTTTGAGTAAAAATCGAATGCGCAAGCAATCTTTGAACGATTGTTGGTTGGTGTTGTCCCCTGTTGTTGTGTACAGAATAAGCGAGTCTCTTCCTCCTGGTGGACATATTTTTTGAAAATCCAAGAGGATTATCCAATTCTTTTAACAGTATGTTACGTAAAACTACGTTTCTCCTCTTTGCTTTTTGACGTTTAGCCTCGAAATCCTcctgagaaaaaaaaaattataatcgtCATTTTGCATGAATACATAAACCGTGTAAAATTCTACTTTTAGAgactatatgtatgtatgtgtgtgtgtgtgtgtttgcatATATTGTATGTGTGTAATATAAAAGTTAACGTCTCAAATTTAAACTGTTAGTAACAAATTAACTATGGAAAGATTATAATGAAATCTTTCTATTTCAATTTTCTTTAATAATGAAAAAAGGTTAAGGtacttattaaaaaaaaattcaatagaTAGGAAAAAGCAACGTACTTGATGTTTGAGAGCAGTTGCAAGCCTTTTCACAACCAAAGCCATAGGCGGGCGATGTGACCGATCCTTTTCCAAACATTGATACGCCAGTTTTACAAATGTATCAAAAGAATTCGGTTCCATTTGTTGCTTTAGCTTAGCATCAATAATATCATCTATATTTTTTTCTGTATAACACGTTACCAAGACCCCAAGGTTTTTTCGCACATCGTTATATTTTAAATCAACACAAGGCCTTGAGCACAAAACTTCAAACAATACAACGCCAAAAGAGTACACATCTGACTCTTTCGTTAATTCGTTCTTATCTATATAGTCAGGATCACAATAGCCAAGAGTGCCTTTAGCAGTAGAGAAAAGGAATGTGTGTTGTTGATTTGCAGGGCCTTGTCTGGATAGGCCAAAATCAGCAATTTTGGCATTCCAATCTTTGTCTAGCAAGATGTTGGCACTTTTAATATCACGGTGCAATACTCTTTGTTGTGTCCCCTTGGGATCATGAAGGTATTGCAAGCCACGTGCAGCCCCAAGACATATCTTGAGACGTTGAATCCATGTGAGGCTGGGTTTATGTAGATGAAAATCAAGGCTTTTGTTAAATGCATATTCATATACAATGATCTTTTCTTTCCCATCATCACAAAATCCTATGAGTGAGATGATGTTTTCATGTCTAAAACTGGAAAGCAACATGATCTCTGTTCCAAATGTGATATCTGCGTGATTTATTGAGCGATCCAAACGCTTTACAGCACCCATGGTGACACCCTTAGAGTCGATGAATTCTCCTTTATAGACCTTCCCAAATCCACCTTCAGCAATGAAGTTGCCAGAACCAAAGTCGTTGGTGGCGTTTCTTATGTCTTCAAATGTAAGTCTGTATTTATCAAAATTGTCCATGAAAGAGAACTCTGTGTTTGTGGTCGACCACAACTGCCAAGAAAAATCATTAAGGCTCTTATAGAATTAAAATTGAAGTCTTTGGAAGAGCTGAATAATATTGCATCTAATAATGTCGCTAATTTGAAGAAGATTTTATACTTTATCAAACCCCAAATCAATACTCCATtacaagaaacacagaccccatatTTGGGGATGATTTGGTGTACAAAGGTCACATAAATTCTAAAATAAACAATAGCAGTAAAATGATTCATCTTTCCAAGGGACTAGTTTGGATCGCTATCGGAGGCAGAAGCAACACAGGATGTAGATATTTAAACCCAACCAAACAAAGTCACTTATGAGCAATGACTAACTATCGGGAAACAAACAACGATAAACTTACCTGTGATGAGATGGATGAATGGAGAAATGAAGGATAGCAACAGCAGTGATGAACCCTGAGAAGATGGAGTAAGGCGATGTACGAATGGCGACGTGAGACAGAAGAACGGCGAGGGTAGTAGATGAACGTTGACCTTGAACAATGATTGGCAACGACCAGGAGAAGAAAGTGAAGAGCTTGTTGTGCTGTGACTGTGTGTGAGAAAAGAAAATAATAAGGCTAGATACCTAACCCATCCCAATTTGAACTGTACCcattagtattttttttatgcgTATTTAGTCTccaaaaaaacattattatatatatttaagacaaaactttaaaaatggtcctatacattttttttttagttttggttctAAATTTCTGATTTTTTGAATTGGTGGTCCTTTTAagttaatttgtatttaaattggtGGTCCTTTTAAGTTAATTTGTATGTGGAAAATGTCGTTCACCAAATTGAAAAGACtataatattgttaatatatttatttttcattttttttctttctttttttaactattttataattagtaaataaatacataaaatctctctctctctctctctctctctctctctctctctctctctcatctctctctctctctctctctctctctctctctctctctctctctctctctctctctctctctctctctctctctctctctctctctctctctctctctctctctctctctctctctctctctctctctctctctctccaagagcAAGGCTGATGGATACTTCCCTTTCAATTTTTTCCCTTAAAAACCCAGACCACCATATGCCCTTCTCCCTTCTTGCAGTCTAGAATTCAATCGATCGCCTCCCACCTCCGACAGCCGAAAAAAAATATAGGGGTGAGAACACTGGTTTGTACATAGGGTGAATCATGTTTTGGGTTTCAATCGTTGCATCAAATTGCGTCATGGATAAAACAAAGCAAAAATTGGCAAACTAGAGCAGAAGCGAGCTACACACACCTTTTGTGTGTTTTCTTCTCATGTATACCTCAGAGATCCACAAATCATGAAAGTTCGTCTCTGTAAACATATGTCGATCTCTCCATGATTCCCGCTGGAAATCATCTGAGTGTGTTAGGGCTACAGCTCGAGAATATGGGTTTAACAGGGACAACAGACATAGACATTTTGGTTGAGATATCAAGCATTCGAACAACTATTTTAGAGTATTTGTTTATCGATTAACAACTTTTCGGGGGAGAGTGGGAACGATTTGTTTGCTGGAATGAGTTAGATGAGGAAAATTGAAGATCATATTGGAGATATCGAGATTCAGACCTTTCGGTAGGGAGACTTTAAACCCAAATGTAATCTTTGATTTTACCTATGTTTTTCTTATtagatttgagaaattttctatGGATCGACTTTAAACATAGTTTTGTATCGATCAGTTGTTCATATTTTGTTTGTAGATATCAATTTTATTGGGTCGATTGTGGAGAGGACGAATTAGAAGAATTAACAATTTGGTTAGATTTGTGATTGGTTGATGGGTTTTACGAAGAACCCCATAAGTAATTTGGTTAGTTCATCTCATCTGATGAGATTTGGATTGGGGAAGAAATTAAGACAATAGAAAATGAATTGTGGGTAAGGTGAAGAACACAACAATAGAGGTGGGTGATGTTAATTTTGTTCTTATGTCTACTGCGCGcgcacacatatacatatatatatatatatatatatatatatatatatatatatatatatatatatatatatatatatagagagagagagagagagagagagagcaattttttgtattcatttattaattataaaatagtttaaaaaaaatataatgaaaaatgaaaaataaatatattaacggtattttagtctttttaatttGGGGAGGGACCATTTCCACATAAAaattagctcaaaaggaccaacaacccaaaaaagtcgaggtttggacCAAACATCAGAAAAACtgtataccacagggaccatttttgctgTTTTGTCTACATTAAACCAAGTTATCCTCTTTCTCCCTCTCTTAGTGTTTAGTTTTGTAGTGGCCCggattatgatgacatgtgcaAAATAGTAAGGATCAAGTGAATCAATcaatcatcaagaacaccaagagtaaataAAATATGTTTAAGCTCTCATTAGATATAGTAAACTATTACAAAGTGGGTCTTTCAATAATTCTCTCACTagtcaaatctctccaaaatgGGTCTTACATAAAATGGGagccactcacttcctatttataggaaaggctAAACCCATTACACATCACAAGAGGGTAAGTCACAACCAAGGAGAACTTTGCaacctaacattctccccctcaaagttaggattagaGTCTCAACTTCAATTTCCAAACGAATTTGCACGCGATCAAGACCAACTTCGCCTCGAAGTAACACTGGTCTTCAAATCCACCATGAAAAGGaatacccgagaagcttcgaatagcTATTTCTACATTCTCCTTCTTTTTATAATCAACAAATGCTTATAAAACCCACAAAGGATGGGAATTACTCGAGGAATAAACGTGACGAGACTCCCCCTCGATGTGTGCCAAAAATGCAACCATGAAAATCTTGcacgaaaaacaatcacgaaaagctgagaaaattttccaaattttgtgaaaattttgacTTTTGGGTGAGAGTTGCAAGAAATTTGAAAATTGGGTAtaaactgtgacaaccgtcaattttcggtcaagtcaaagttaaataaagtcaacaagtcaaaccggccaactcatctaacccttgtatattagggtttccattatGTTTCTTATTGTCCAACTCGCAATCTTAATACAAAGTACCACCTAGAGTTTTCACGTGTtcggaaattctaaaccctaattagggcaAGTGATGAAAATACgcgataaaacattattccataCCCCTCGGGGCGTACGAGACTTAACGGGATGTACAAGCCTTGTATTACAAAGCCAAACACTTAAAAAGGTCGCAAACGAAATCTCTCTCAacctctttcactctatctctctatttaaaatctctctatgtatgagaaatttctccaagaatgtgaaatctctcccaaatatctctttgtatgagaaatctctccaagaatgtgaaatctctcccaaatctctctctgtatgagaaatctctccaagtgtgtgaAATTTGTCttaaatctctctctgtatgagaaatctctccaagaatgtgaaatctcttctaaatctctctctgtatgagaaatctatcCAAGtgtgtgaaatatctcccaaatctctctcaactttttataatcacttgGGGCATCCCAACCcttaatttagtcgaaaaccgctCGAAAACGTAAGTTTATGCGAAAAACagccttaaggagccgaaccctcttaaggagtcGAACCCTCTTAGAGCCGAACCTCTTAGAGGCAAAACCCTAAGAAGCAAAACCTTAAGAAGCCTCCTGGATCGAAGCCTCTTAAGAACCGAAGtcaccttcgggttcggtccatCTTGCTCTCGGTTCCTCCTCGTCTGACAAGATTCGCTTCTGACAAACTCACCTTCAGTCCTGACCATTGCAACCGAAACTTCCCTCAGCCGAGCACTCCTCTCAGTTCTAATTTCTAAACCATAAACCGATCCTTCCCTTCGGTTCTATGCTCCTGAGACCGAACCTTCGGTCTGATCTCTAATTTTCACTctttttcccggttttcgaccacgacttcgttttaagcccgttttcgATGATTTTCGCACGGGATTTTTGTATAAAtccatattttaatatttttaaacttCCAAGATCATAAATTAAGCACATTTTTAGGGAAatctttatttaagaataaagATCTAATATGTGAGATatttaggtggagtgttgacttatccttTGGGCAAGGACACAAGttacctcccatacccactccatgaccatccCTAGTCACTATTCACCCATACCTAGTCAATCATTGTCCTTTTTACACTCTTTTTCAGCCATAATCTTGAACAAAATCTGGAGAAATTCTTTTCTCTCCTCCCATTTCACTCACTTTTCACCAAAGAACAAACacttttctctctcactctccTCTCCAAATTCTCGAATTCTCCGGGAGTTCTAAGGCTTCTCATACACCTTGGTAAGTAAATCTCTTCCCACACTTGATTTCCTTACACTTcttcactcaaatcatgagttccttacacaaatatcatcatatttgttcTTAGATCTTCGAATCATCAAGCATCTTCTAAGTGTtattgagttgaacacttcttttcttcatcatccatcaactgaaatcactcaaggcgagttcatacccctaaattttcatgttttcttcaagttttaggggggaatacaagttaaaataccaaaaacttaactaaactcaaacaacagctttcatcagaaaactTGAGTcttattcacggactgttttgactatcttaaacttaatatctttcacaactgtttaatatgaaaatattttaggttcatacctttaaaatgactactttcacatctccatacgatttttctacgatttatggtgatttttacaaaacttcctatTATTTCAGAAatgaattcggaccagtctgtgaatataaacattttaatacaagttaaagtcttctaaaaattataataaaaattatgaataaactagacaaaTTTTACGAAATCTCataatttacggattcagttttcgacttcgtatgatcttgctatgatttttctaaaaacagtgtagaaaggttaaaaactagttaacaacttACAACTTGCAGAACACTTTGtagtatgttgagcaaagtgtataacaataagttctaaatattgaatgtattttcttgttattttatcatcataaactgaaatttagtcattcatgataaggattcttcattcatttcgaacacatataataaactataataagcatagtttatggatttttaCTACATGAGAAAGGTTTTACTCTcaaaacaaatgggtttttcatatactacataatagtaatagtttatggattcatagcactaACGTATTTTCATAAAAGGGGTTCTTTTACATTCCaaatgttttggataaactataataggtatagtttatgtttcatttacatttcaaactcatttaccaaaggttttcagtttggttcacataaatctgttaatgaataaatttgtgagacattcgcttcacgttacttccaaagtaatgaaatctaaagtcctgtaaattgtaaccagagtctgttgtagagagagcgtgatagttatatatagatctatattgggtctgacaaacccacacctgagctgcatgtaACAGCTAGACCggaaggtctggggtgacaagtgtatttaacttgcgacgcctgaagaacgtctgtcacaccccaaaaccggaatggcagaaacgttctggggtggatgacgtcatatcaagtatcacaacatatgcagtatagtaatcaaagtacaacaaccattgcattaatagtaatagttttacacggtttacattacatagaacttcaaaataatacaagtaataatataggtgcaactTGGTACTAAACTTTCTTCATccaaaagctcctggaatgtacctgtctaaagttgacctaagaatacaagttacttgaaagcgagtatcagcatttttataaatgctggtgagttcataagtatttagtgtcattttatccaaataactttatataagtagtagttttaAAGTATACAgtgaattagagtcctttccagaaaatcctatattttctaattaaaagtagtcgtctaccaagactggacggagttatgtggtaaaaagtaatttttccttaacactatcattatcaaaatgtgGTATTGATTttgaaagaaagtaggagaatatcagggaaaataacatatgcctcagcaatgaagactgctgactaaggcaaaagaaatcatagactccaggggagtatcgaatgaacggtaCGCCTAGCTTAGTCTAACAaaaagggagacacagaccccaaacaatatcaaatgaaagatacatctagcaaggtctaaaaatagtgaacacagaccccagacagtatcaaatgaatgatacgtctagcaaggtctaaatacagtgaatacagtgttaaacccgttaccttaaggccaagaattataaggtaaccccgagatactcgtgaccatactgatagacactagagaacttgacgccctgcaagcatcggtatgaatatgacatttgtcaccccttggcttggtaggtcgtggactgtagctagcagtcagggtgcgggggtgtcaatcccgtatagctatacacacaatgtccgctctccctacaagagactttggttaccaacttgacaacggagaaggccctgtactgaagatgtatctcgtgtagtgagatctaatgtaaactactGGACTAATGAtggagactcacaactgaactaactaatgtaaacctatatgtctatgcttgtatacacaatatataactaatgatcaaacgaccttcggacggacatccgatcccaccagaccacatcttaacgaagaaaaggaaatagggcaaactagtcttcctaagtcgtttaaacattatttatataacttatacaagcacaaacatacatttaactaagtagaagaatttaacgaagtttaagtgtttaacgaagtagaagtgtttcacaaagtataagtgttaacaagtagaagcatatcgtgaagtagaagcgtatcgtgaagtataagcgtgtcgtgaagtataagcgtatcgtgaagtataagcgtattgtgaagtaaaagtgtatcacgaagtaaaagtgttAACAAAGTAATAGCATTAACTATGAGGaagtataacgaagcagtagtatctaacaaagtaggagtataaaaacatggaagaaaactttgatgaaaaacttgGGAAAACTTTTATACTTGAGAAAATCACGTCTTGGTACtcttttgtaaaataaattttaaatgaaactttgataaaacattttaggtaaagaaaacctttgtttaaaatgcTGTTGTAGCGgaatttgaaataaaacatacagcgcgagagacaatttgagaagagctttgaacaagtaaaaacattttataaaaccatttacagtatcattcttggtaaaacagttgacaatgtaataaatccttgtgcatgtgggttatcaatcacatgtgattgatattataactggcatgtttaacttgtattccctcccccccgccccccataaaagcatgtaaaaacatttaaaaggttaattcaggggtctgaactcacctgatgtaagtggattcgacgaaggtgccggttgggtgctcggtgtcaagtaaagacttgaacacacttagtgacctattaaacatatgataacatatgtttacatacaattagaaaatataatactaattaaacacgtatacgcagcctaaagtgcggaaaacactttggttaagtgctatgggtgtcccgggtaatatttaagggtgtgtatggcttagatagggagtttactcttcaagagtaaactctttatagagttcacggccctgggactaactccccatgagtttacggtcgtaaactcatggtgagggtgttctaggatgctaaaaggtcttatatcacttgtggaATTATGCTAGGCTCAAATTTAGGATTTATAaaagggtttaaggcctcaaatGCACCATTTTAGGGAGCTTAcgaccctaaacaaggagtttacagccgtaagctctcATGTGCTCATCTCTtttgtgttttaaggt containing:
- the LOC111909130 gene encoding receptor-like protein kinase HERK 1, with protein sequence MDNFDKYRLTFEDIRNATNDFGSGNFIAEGGFGKVYKGEFIDSKGVTMGAVKRLDRSINHADITFGTEIMLLSSFRHENIISLIGFCDDGKEKIIVYEYAFNKSLDFHLHKPSLTWIQRLKICLGAARGLQYLHDPKGTQQRVLHRDIKSANILLDKDWNAKIADFGLSRQGPANQQHTFLFSTAKGTLGYCDPDYIDKNELTKESDVYSFGVVLFEVLCSRPCVDLKYNDVRKNLGVLVTCYTEKNIDDIIDAKLKQQMEPNSFDTFVKLAYQCLEKDRSHRPPMALVVKRLATALKHQEDFEAKRQKAKRRNVVLRNILLKELDNPLGFSKNMSTRRKRLAYSVHNNRGQHQPTIVQRLLAHSIFTQRF